A window of the Nitrospirota bacterium genome harbors these coding sequences:
- a CDS encoding bifunctional oligoribonuclease/PAP phosphatase NrnA — translation MAAARLQKRSQHARPVVRSQRRAAVGATRKAAAKPFVGTDLGAHRADLDAIVRFIHKGKKFSVASHVGPDGDALASTLALAMGLKRLGKQVVPYNRDPVPQNLRFLPGWESLTSDIPSFKIFDGVFIVDCGDVDRIRDGFGAEPKPPLVNIDHHVTNPRFGTHNLILPDASASGQVVYYLLKALGVEITSELAWNIFAALVVDTGSFQYSNTTPETLRVAAEMVALGVKPEVVTESLHYHVPEKKWRLLAHSLNTLRLELGGRLGLMNVTQAMLRECGATFEDNDGFVEMIRQLDGVEVAALLKEHGADKVKVSLRAKDRADVSRVAQVFGGGGHRNAAGLTLQANLEEAERRLTAEVEKVLEEVNK, via the coding sequence GTGGCCGCGGCTCGTCTTCAAAAACGATCTCAGCACGCTCGCCCTGTGGTGCGGTCGCAGCGCCGGGCGGCGGTCGGCGCCACGCGCAAGGCAGCCGCAAAGCCCTTCGTGGGCACGGATCTGGGGGCCCATCGAGCCGATCTCGATGCCATCGTCCGTTTCATCCACAAGGGGAAAAAGTTCAGCGTGGCTTCTCACGTCGGCCCCGATGGCGACGCCTTGGCTTCCACGCTGGCCTTGGCGATGGGACTCAAGCGATTGGGCAAGCAGGTGGTGCCGTACAACAGGGATCCGGTCCCTCAGAATCTCAGGTTCCTGCCGGGGTGGGAGTCTCTGACTTCAGACATCCCGTCCTTCAAGATTTTCGACGGCGTCTTCATCGTCGACTGCGGAGACGTGGACCGGATCCGGGACGGATTCGGCGCGGAGCCGAAACCCCCGTTGGTGAACATCGACCACCACGTGACCAACCCCCGGTTCGGGACCCACAACCTGATCCTCCCGGACGCGAGCGCGTCCGGGCAGGTCGTCTACTACCTGCTGAAAGCGTTGGGCGTCGAGATCACTTCGGAGCTGGCGTGGAATATTTTCGCGGCCCTGGTCGTCGATACGGGTTCGTTCCAGTATTCCAACACCACGCCTGAAACACTTCGCGTGGCGGCGGAGATGGTGGCGCTCGGAGTGAAACCCGAGGTCGTCACGGAGAGTCTCCACTACCATGTGCCCGAAAAGAAATGGCGTCTGCTCGCCCATTCCCTGAACACTCTCCGTCTGGAACTGGGCGGCCGGCTTGGACTCATGAACGTCACACAGGCCATGCTCCGGGAATGCGGGGCGACTTTCGAGGACAACGACGGTTTTGTGGAAATGATCAGGCAACTGGATGGGGTGGAGGTCGCGGCCCTTCTGAAAGAACACGGCGCGGACAAAGTGAAGGTATCTTTGAGGGCGAAGGATCGCGCGGACGTGTCGCGTGTAGCCCAGGTCTTCGGCGGCGGCGGACACCGCAACGCCGCCGGACTCACCCTCCAGGCGAACTTGGAAGAAGCGGAGCGGCGGCTGACCGCCGAAGTCGAGAAGGTTTTGGAAGAGGTGAACAAATGA
- the rbfA gene encoding 30S ribosome-binding factor RbfA yields the protein MKWGGVKRSVRVGDLIQKEVAQLLHKGLKDPRLEDVSVTGVELTGDLREAVLYFQVHGDEDRIRNAAKGFRSAEPFIRTHLGKVLHIHVIPRFKFEYDATLERASRIENLFRQIEAAPPSPPPRGDDEEE from the coding sequence ATGAAGTGGGGCGGCGTGAAACGATCCGTGCGCGTGGGGGATCTCATCCAAAAAGAGGTCGCTCAACTCCTGCACAAGGGATTGAAGGACCCCCGACTGGAGGACGTGTCCGTGACCGGCGTGGAACTGACCGGCGATCTCCGGGAAGCCGTCCTGTACTTCCAGGTCCATGGAGACGAGGATCGAATCCGCAACGCCGCGAAGGGATTTCGCAGTGCCGAGCCCTTCATCCGAACCCATCTTGGAAAGGTTCTGCACATTCATGTCATCCCCCGCTTCAAGTTCGAGTATGATGCCACCTTGGAACGCGCAAGCCGGATCGAAAACCTGTTCAGGCAAATCGAAGCTGCACCCCCCTCACCACCCCCGAGGGGTGACGACGAGGAAGAGTGA
- a CDS encoding DUF503 domain-containing protein codes for MPRRIEREENRVVVGVLALDLFIPGRQSLKEKRYVLRKIIDRVRNQFNVSIAETGFNDLWQRSGLGVTMVANDRRVIESVLSQIPRLIDSWGDVQVCRQDLEFFHLS; via the coding sequence ATGCCCAGACGAATCGAACGGGAGGAAAACAGGGTTGTGGTGGGAGTGCTGGCGCTGGATCTTTTCATCCCGGGCCGGCAATCGCTCAAGGAAAAAAGATATGTGCTTCGAAAGATCATCGATCGCGTGCGCAATCAATTCAACGTCTCGATTGCGGAGACCGGATTCAACGATCTCTGGCAGCGGAGCGGCCTCGGCGTGACGATGGTGGCCAACGATCGCCGCGTGATCGAGAGCGTGCTCAGCCAGATCCCCCGCCTGATCGATTCGTGGGGAGACGTGCAGGTGTGCCGCCAGGACTTGGAGTTCTTTCATCTGTCATGA
- the infB gene encoding translation initiation factor IF-2 has translation MPKISELAQDLKVDSKDIIKFLGELGIVAKSSTKNLNDEVAQKVRDKFSKPKGRKFSIVRQVAAPASAEPTAAAPAAGTVEVEAAPPIVTPAGATPAAPGQPPSSATPAPKPAAPTEAAKGAPKPAVQAGGAAPKPAGEIGLRPLIADKGKKAPEKPIPKVDRPRDLQRVIKEEVMVVHTPKASPVRREAPVARQYQKTAITTPKAIKRRIRISGSIPITELAKRMSLKANEVIKKLMGLGVKFTSLNQSIDADAAGLVAQEFGFEIENTAPQEPGLADPEIAVVGEPKPRAPVVTIMGHVDHGKTSLLDAIRKTNVAEKEAGGITQHIGAYQVQLKGKTIAFLDTPGHEAFTEMRARGAKVTDLVILVVAGDDGAMPQTFEAVDHAKAAGVSLIVALNKMDKPDCNPRRVMQQLAEKGLNPEEWGGDTLYAHVSAKTGMGLDDLLEKILLQSDVLELKSTFEGPAKGTIIESKLDKTQGPVATVLVQQGKLKTGDVMLCGATYGRLRAMSNEHGERLKEAGPSTAIEIVGLSGVPVPGDTLLVLDDERKAADIVAVRGQKLREAEAQKMGIRMSVQEMLIQARDGSKKQLGVILKTDVQGSMEAVRKSMAALEQAGGTEKVTLNIIRSAVGNISTSDIMLASASKALVVGFNVRTDMQALQAAEKEKVEILNFNIIYELLEKMTSLMKEELSPVHRIEVIGHAEVRQVFKLSTAGVIAGCFVKDGKVNRNAFARVVRENAMVHEGKLGSLKRFKDDAREVPAGLECGIAIANYEGIKVGDLLEFYTKEEVAA, from the coding sequence ATGCCGAAAATTTCAGAGCTGGCACAGGACCTCAAGGTCGATTCCAAGGACATCATCAAATTCCTCGGTGAGCTCGGCATCGTGGCCAAGAGTTCCACCAAGAATCTGAACGACGAGGTGGCGCAGAAAGTTCGGGACAAGTTTTCCAAGCCGAAGGGCAGGAAATTCTCGATCGTTCGCCAGGTCGCCGCCCCGGCGTCCGCGGAACCGACGGCCGCCGCTCCGGCAGCGGGTACGGTCGAAGTCGAAGCCGCCCCGCCGATCGTCACTCCGGCGGGAGCCACTCCGGCAGCCCCAGGTCAGCCTCCATCCAGCGCCACGCCCGCACCCAAACCGGCCGCCCCGACGGAGGCGGCCAAAGGCGCGCCCAAGCCGGCCGTCCAGGCGGGGGGTGCAGCCCCGAAACCGGCGGGTGAAATCGGGCTCCGACCGCTTATAGCGGACAAGGGCAAGAAGGCCCCTGAAAAGCCCATTCCCAAGGTAGACCGGCCGAGGGATCTTCAGCGCGTGATCAAGGAAGAAGTCATGGTGGTCCACACACCTAAGGCATCGCCTGTGCGTCGCGAAGCGCCTGTGGCGCGTCAGTATCAGAAGACGGCGATCACCACTCCGAAAGCGATCAAACGGCGAATCCGGATCAGCGGATCCATTCCCATCACCGAACTGGCGAAACGCATGAGCCTCAAGGCGAACGAGGTGATCAAGAAACTGATGGGCTTGGGGGTCAAGTTTACGAGTTTGAATCAATCGATCGACGCGGACGCGGCCGGGCTGGTCGCCCAGGAGTTCGGATTCGAAATTGAGAATACGGCGCCGCAGGAACCCGGACTCGCGGACCCCGAAATTGCGGTGGTGGGCGAGCCGAAACCCCGGGCCCCGGTGGTCACGATCATGGGGCATGTCGACCACGGGAAGACGTCGCTCCTGGATGCGATCCGGAAAACGAATGTGGCGGAGAAGGAGGCGGGAGGAATCACCCAACATATCGGCGCCTACCAGGTGCAACTCAAAGGGAAAACGATCGCGTTCCTCGACACGCCGGGCCATGAAGCTTTCACCGAAATGCGCGCGCGGGGCGCGAAGGTGACGGATCTTGTCATCCTGGTGGTGGCCGGGGATGATGGCGCCATGCCCCAAACGTTCGAGGCGGTCGACCACGCCAAGGCCGCCGGGGTGTCGCTGATCGTGGCGCTCAACAAAATGGACAAGCCCGACTGCAATCCCCGGCGGGTGATGCAGCAACTGGCGGAAAAAGGGTTGAATCCGGAAGAGTGGGGCGGTGATACGCTCTACGCGCATGTCTCGGCCAAGACCGGGATGGGGTTGGACGACCTGCTGGAAAAAATTCTTCTCCAATCGGATGTGTTGGAATTGAAATCCACTTTCGAGGGGCCTGCCAAAGGCACGATCATCGAATCGAAGTTGGACAAGACGCAGGGACCTGTGGCCACCGTTCTGGTTCAGCAGGGCAAGCTCAAGACCGGGGATGTGATGCTCTGCGGAGCCACCTACGGCCGCCTCCGGGCCATGTCGAATGAACACGGGGAACGCCTGAAGGAGGCCGGTCCTTCCACCGCCATCGAGATCGTCGGCCTGAGCGGCGTGCCGGTGCCGGGCGACACGCTCCTCGTGTTGGACGATGAGCGCAAGGCGGCGGACATCGTCGCGGTGCGCGGACAGAAACTGAGGGAGGCGGAAGCTCAAAAGATGGGCATCCGCATGTCTGTTCAGGAGATGCTCATCCAGGCCAGGGACGGAAGCAAGAAACAGTTGGGCGTGATTCTGAAAACGGACGTGCAGGGATCCATGGAGGCCGTTCGAAAATCGATGGCCGCATTGGAGCAAGCCGGCGGAACCGAAAAAGTGACGCTGAACATCATTCGATCGGCGGTCGGGAACATTTCGACCAGCGATATCATGTTGGCCTCCGCATCGAAGGCCCTGGTCGTCGGATTCAATGTTCGGACGGACATGCAGGCGCTCCAGGCAGCCGAGAAGGAAAAGGTCGAAATACTGAATTTTAACATCATCTACGAGCTGCTGGAAAAAATGACGTCCTTGATGAAAGAGGAGCTCTCGCCGGTTCACCGCATCGAGGTCATCGGCCACGCGGAGGTTCGCCAGGTGTTCAAACTTTCCACCGCCGGCGTGATCGCCGGATGCTTCGTGAAGGACGGGAAGGTCAACCGGAACGCCTTTGCGCGGGTCGTGCGGGAGAACGCGATGGTTCACGAAGGGAAACTCGGCTCGTTGAAACGGTTCAAGGACGATGCGCGCGAAGTGCCCGCCGGCTTGGAGTGCGGCATCGCCATCGCCAACTACGAGGGAATCAAAGTGGGCGATCTTCTCGAGTTTTACACCAAGGAAGAAGTCGCCGCCTGA
- the nusA gene encoding transcription termination factor NusA has protein sequence MYELKLKQVIDEISREKGIDQALIRELVVSTVEEAAKKKFGPKVEIKTTYDLETDTLEILEYKKVVEGVEPVTVGEIALTEAREKSGEENIAIGDLFCERFDTRELDRVFARNVLQLISRKLREIERANVYNEFKDRKGDVIVGVVRRFERGDIIVDIGRTEALFPEKEQIPKERYKVGSTVRCFILDVINHHAGHQLILSRRAAGFLIKLFENEVPEVGEGLVKVVAVAREPGWRAKVAVSSNDKRVDPVGAFIGAKGSRVQAIVQDLSGEKIDIVPFSEDPIMFVCNALSPAKIKSVIIDEDARQMEIVVSDDQLSVAIGKKGQNVKLAVELTGWNLDIRSESEVQKLKDQVKKALMQVSGVTEDLSEQLYKEGVYSIEDISTMPVPELSETLGVEAAVAEPIRQSAQALLESRRALRKSE, from the coding sequence ATGTACGAACTGAAACTGAAACAAGTCATCGATGAGATTTCCCGGGAGAAGGGGATCGACCAAGCCCTGATCCGCGAGCTTGTGGTCTCTACCGTGGAGGAGGCGGCCAAGAAGAAATTCGGCCCCAAGGTGGAGATCAAGACCACGTACGACCTCGAAACCGACACTCTTGAGATTCTTGAGTACAAGAAAGTGGTGGAAGGGGTTGAGCCGGTGACGGTCGGGGAGATCGCCCTGACTGAGGCCCGTGAAAAATCGGGTGAGGAAAACATCGCCATCGGGGATCTCTTCTGCGAACGGTTCGATACGCGCGAGCTGGACCGCGTGTTTGCCCGCAACGTGCTTCAACTCATTTCCCGGAAACTGCGCGAGATCGAGCGGGCGAACGTCTACAACGAATTCAAAGACCGGAAGGGCGACGTCATCGTCGGTGTGGTCAGGCGTTTCGAACGGGGGGACATCATCGTCGATATCGGCCGAACCGAGGCGCTGTTCCCAGAGAAAGAGCAGATTCCGAAGGAACGATACAAGGTAGGGAGCACGGTCCGGTGCTTCATACTGGACGTCATCAACCATCATGCGGGCCATCAACTGATCCTGTCGCGACGTGCGGCGGGGTTTCTGATCAAGCTGTTCGAGAATGAAGTCCCGGAAGTCGGTGAGGGCCTGGTGAAAGTGGTTGCCGTGGCCCGCGAGCCCGGCTGGAGGGCCAAGGTGGCGGTCTCGTCCAACGACAAGAGAGTGGATCCGGTCGGCGCATTCATCGGCGCGAAGGGATCGCGCGTTCAGGCCATTGTGCAGGATCTGAGCGGGGAGAAGATCGACATCGTCCCGTTCAGCGAAGACCCGATCATGTTCGTTTGCAACGCGCTGTCCCCGGCGAAGATCAAGAGCGTGATCATCGATGAGGACGCCCGGCAGATGGAAATCGTGGTATCGGATGATCAACTCTCCGTCGCCATCGGGAAGAAGGGCCAGAACGTCAAGCTGGCGGTGGAGTTGACGGGATGGAATCTGGATATCCGATCCGAGTCGGAAGTGCAGAAACTGAAAGACCAGGTGAAGAAAGCCCTCATGCAGGTCAGCGGCGTCACGGAGGATCTTTCCGAGCAGCTCTACAAGGAGGGGGTCTACTCGATCGAGGATATTTCGACCATGCCGGTTCCCGAGCTGTCGGAAACGCTGGGCGTCGAGGCCGCGGTGGCCGAGCCCATCCGGCAGAGTGCCCAGGCGCTTCTGGAATCCCGCCGCGCGCTTCGCAAGAGCGAATAG
- a CDS encoding ammonium transporter yields MVFLGILFLLGFAARSNAEDSVAGATPGIAQAELPVAAAPAPGSLIEPSLDQRVADLEAYINNTARGADVPGVGVASKVGGAGPGHNGWMMTAAALVLFMTLPGLALFYGGLVRSKNVLSVLAQCLGIAGLVTILWWAVGYSLVFAPGGSIFGSLQHAFLKGVDSNPNANYAYWVSHNVFAMYQMMFAIITPALIIGAIAERMKFSAIILFVTIWMLVVYFPLAHMVWGISGLMNGVWNAEAKIKAIDFAGGTVVHMSSGWSALILCLILGKRLNFGKEPMPPHSMVLCMIGTGMLWVGWYGFNAGSAVAADGVAANAFTTTTIATAVASFTWAMAEYLLRGKPSILGFCSGAVAGLVVITPACGFVSPGSAVIVGILAGLVPFFACYKIKGWLGYDDALDTFGVHAVGGTLGAFLTGILATEDVNANLITNLHGIVGHTLWLEQLKAIGLTLAMAVVGTTVIALLLKHTLGLRPAPEVETQGLDLAEHGEVAYHG; encoded by the coding sequence ATGGTTTTTCTTGGAATCCTCTTTCTTCTCGGATTCGCCGCTCGGTCGAATGCCGAGGATTCGGTGGCCGGCGCTACCCCCGGCATCGCACAGGCCGAACTCCCGGTGGCGGCTGCGCCCGCACCGGGATCGCTGATTGAACCCAGCCTCGATCAGCGCGTGGCGGACCTCGAAGCGTACATCAACAATACCGCCCGAGGGGCCGATGTCCCCGGCGTAGGCGTGGCTTCAAAGGTCGGCGGCGCCGGGCCCGGCCACAACGGCTGGATGATGACGGCCGCTGCGCTCGTTCTGTTCATGACTCTGCCGGGGTTGGCCCTCTTCTACGGCGGCCTCGTTCGCAGCAAGAACGTCCTCTCCGTTCTCGCGCAATGCCTTGGCATCGCGGGACTCGTCACGATCCTGTGGTGGGCCGTCGGCTACAGCCTCGTCTTCGCGCCCGGCGGCTCGATTTTCGGCAGCCTCCAGCACGCTTTCCTCAAAGGGGTCGACTCGAATCCGAACGCGAATTACGCGTATTGGGTTTCCCACAATGTTTTCGCCATGTATCAGATGATGTTTGCGATCATCACTCCGGCGCTCATCATCGGGGCCATCGCCGAACGTATGAAATTCTCGGCGATCATTCTTTTCGTGACCATTTGGATGCTCGTTGTTTACTTTCCCCTCGCCCACATGGTCTGGGGCATTTCCGGCCTGATGAACGGGGTGTGGAACGCAGAGGCAAAGATCAAGGCCATCGACTTCGCCGGCGGAACCGTGGTCCACATGTCTTCCGGCTGGTCCGCGCTCATCCTGTGCCTCATCCTTGGCAAACGCCTCAACTTCGGCAAGGAGCCGATGCCGCCGCACAGCATGGTTCTCTGCATGATCGGCACGGGCATGCTGTGGGTGGGCTGGTACGGGTTCAACGCGGGGAGCGCCGTCGCCGCGGACGGGGTGGCCGCAAACGCCTTCACCACCACGACAATCGCCACGGCCGTCGCCTCCTTCACGTGGGCCATGGCCGAGTATCTGCTTCGCGGCAAACCGAGCATCCTCGGTTTCTGCTCGGGCGCGGTGGCGGGACTCGTGGTCATCACGCCGGCCTGCGGATTTGTATCGCCCGGTTCGGCCGTTATCGTCGGGATTCTCGCGGGTCTCGTTCCTTTCTTCGCCTGCTACAAGATCAAGGGATGGCTCGGCTACGATGACGCGCTCGACACCTTCGGCGTCCACGCCGTCGGCGGAACGCTGGGCGCGTTCCTCACGGGAATCCTCGCAACGGAGGACGTCAACGCCAACCTAATCACAAACCTTCACGGCATCGTCGGCCACACGCTCTGGTTGGAGCAGTTGAAGGCCATTGGCCTCACACTGGCCATGGCGGTTGTCGGAACGACCGTCATTGCCCTTCTGCTGAAGCACACCCTGGGGCTTCGGCCGGCGCCCGAAGTGGAGACGCAGGGCCTGGATTTGGCCGAACACGGCGAGGTGGCATATCACGGCTGA
- the amt gene encoding ammonium transporter produces the protein MNKLKKFLSPGSLVPFAGTLLWAGWAIAQEAMPEMAAPPMEAAPAAPAGPPPLDAPKVMADTLWTLITAMLVFWMNAGFALVESGLCRAKNSVNILSKNVIVFAMSSLAFLFLGFGLMFGDGNGFTGTTGVWFMGGADNSPYTGDAYQGVYKSIAWTGTPLWAKYFFQLVFAGTAATIVSGVVAERIKYSSFMIFAFFMGIALYPITGHWIWGGGWLAQKGFWDFAGSTVVHSVGGWAALAGVILLGPRIGKYTKDGKVNPIPGHNLTSVTLGVFILWLGWFGFNPGSTMAADWGAIAGIAVTTNTAAAAAAFSSTVTAWLMFRKPDLTMMLNGILAGLVAITAPCAFVSVKASLVIGLIAGVLVVLAVVMFDKLKLDDPVGALSVHLVNGVWGTLSLGLFGSDAFVKGPGMGLLYGGGFTLLTAQVIGVVAVAGYTLVAALIIWSIIKIITGGIRVTAEEEQEGLDIGEHGQECYPDFGTRHMVGVGHAEVAPQPQRAPMMVPEPVHQT, from the coding sequence ATGAATAAGCTGAAGAAATTTCTGAGCCCGGGGAGCCTCGTCCCGTTCGCGGGAACGCTCCTTTGGGCGGGATGGGCGATCGCCCAGGAGGCGATGCCGGAAATGGCCGCGCCTCCGATGGAAGCGGCCCCTGCGGCTCCAGCCGGACCGCCGCCGCTGGACGCGCCGAAGGTGATGGCGGACACGCTGTGGACGCTCATCACCGCCATGCTCGTCTTCTGGATGAACGCGGGATTCGCGCTCGTGGAGTCGGGTCTCTGCCGCGCGAAGAACTCCGTGAACATCCTGTCCAAGAACGTCATCGTCTTCGCAATGTCGTCCCTCGCCTTCCTCTTCCTCGGCTTCGGCCTGATGTTCGGGGACGGCAACGGCTTCACGGGCACGACCGGCGTCTGGTTCATGGGCGGCGCGGACAATAGCCCGTACACGGGCGACGCCTACCAGGGCGTCTATAAGTCCATCGCCTGGACCGGCACGCCGCTCTGGGCGAAGTACTTCTTCCAACTCGTGTTCGCGGGAACGGCGGCGACCATCGTCTCCGGCGTCGTGGCCGAACGGATCAAGTACTCCTCCTTCATGATCTTCGCCTTCTTCATGGGCATCGCTCTCTACCCCATCACCGGTCACTGGATCTGGGGGGGCGGCTGGCTGGCCCAGAAAGGCTTCTGGGATTTTGCGGGCTCCACCGTCGTCCATTCCGTCGGAGGTTGGGCCGCGCTCGCAGGTGTCATCCTGCTCGGCCCGCGGATCGGCAAATACACCAAAGACGGCAAGGTGAATCCGATCCCGGGCCACAATCTTACGTCCGTCACGCTCGGCGTCTTCATTCTCTGGCTGGGCTGGTTCGGGTTCAACCCCGGATCGACCATGGCCGCGGATTGGGGTGCGATTGCCGGAATCGCCGTGACGACGAATACGGCAGCCGCCGCCGCTGCATTCTCTTCAACCGTCACCGCCTGGCTGATGTTCCGAAAGCCGGACCTCACGATGATGTTGAACGGCATCCTGGCGGGCCTCGTGGCCATCACGGCGCCGTGCGCGTTCGTCAGCGTGAAAGCCTCGCTGGTCATCGGCCTGATCGCGGGAGTCCTCGTGGTTCTTGCGGTCGTGATGTTCGACAAGCTGAAGTTGGATGATCCGGTGGGCGCGCTGTCCGTCCACCTCGTCAACGGCGTGTGGGGAACCCTCTCCCTCGGCTTGTTCGGCTCGGACGCCTTCGTGAAAGGGCCCGGAATGGGTCTGCTGTACGGCGGCGGATTCACGCTCCTGACCGCGCAGGTGATCGGCGTGGTGGCCGTGGCCGGCTACACACTCGTGGCCGCCTTGATCATCTGGAGCATCATCAAGATCATCACGGGCGGAATCCGGGTGACCGCGGAAGAGGAACAGGAAGGACTCGACATCGGGGAGCATGGACAGGAATGCTACCCGGATTTCGGCACGCGCCACATGGTGGGCGTGGGTCACGCGGAAGTGGCCCCCCAGCCGCAACGCGCGCCCATGATGGTCCCCGAACCCGTGCATCAAACGTAG
- a CDS encoding outer membrane beta-barrel protein yields MKVQVCPKNVLKRTALLALTAGLAVLIDTAPATAKEGPKMGGHVESTFNFNLMKKGGKNVNELRSYDNRANEFTLNAAHVMLAGDGVEGLTYTVELDAGSDAAVNKDPVLATTGYVDVQEAYMSYNLHDKVKWTMGKFVTFQGIEVIEGPANPTVSRGYLFGLAEAYTLTGTYFTIAPSDMFDIKLGYVNDWDSVIFKTSKRTLISRLGLNLGDPLTLGISPYFGGTVANMSIDVTGVTNVVSGMPINFQFNFGNSDAKSQGTDATWWGAGIQPVYSLSDTMALGLRYEVFSDKDGYRTTVADLLAHNFTITPAWKPAEGFAVRPEVRLDFASEKAFTDAEGNAKNTNLTASLGMSYTF; encoded by the coding sequence ATGAAGGTACAGGTCTGCCCGAAAAACGTTTTGAAGAGGACTGCTCTGCTGGCCCTGACGGCCGGATTGGCGGTACTGATCGACACGGCGCCCGCCACGGCCAAAGAAGGTCCCAAGATGGGGGGCCACGTCGAATCCACGTTCAACTTCAATCTCATGAAGAAGGGCGGCAAGAACGTGAATGAGCTTCGTAGCTACGATAACCGGGCGAATGAATTCACCCTCAACGCCGCCCACGTGATGCTGGCCGGCGATGGTGTGGAAGGCCTGACCTACACTGTGGAACTCGATGCGGGAAGCGACGCGGCGGTCAACAAAGACCCCGTGCTGGCCACGACCGGCTACGTGGATGTGCAGGAGGCCTACATGTCCTACAACCTCCACGACAAGGTGAAGTGGACGATGGGCAAGTTCGTCACCTTCCAGGGCATCGAGGTTATCGAGGGCCCAGCCAATCCGACGGTGTCTCGCGGCTATCTGTTCGGTCTGGCGGAAGCGTACACGCTGACCGGTACGTATTTCACGATCGCACCGAGCGACATGTTCGATATCAAGCTCGGGTACGTCAACGATTGGGATTCGGTCATCTTCAAGACCAGCAAGCGGACACTGATCAGTCGGCTTGGGCTGAACCTCGGGGATCCATTGACGCTGGGAATCTCCCCGTACTTCGGCGGGACGGTGGCCAACATGTCCATCGACGTCACCGGCGTGACCAATGTGGTCAGCGGCATGCCCATCAACTTCCAATTCAATTTCGGGAATTCCGACGCCAAGAGCCAGGGGACCGACGCTACTTGGTGGGGTGCGGGAATACAGCCCGTCTATAGCCTCTCGGACACGATGGCGCTTGGCCTTCGATATGAGGTTTTTTCGGACAAGGACGGCTATCGTACGACGGTCGCGGATCTATTAGCGCACAATTTCACCATCACCCCGGCATGGAAGCCTGCGGAGGGCTTCGCCGTTCGCCCGGAAGTCCGGCTCGATTTCGCGAGCGAGAAAGCCTTCACCGATGCGGAGGGCAATGCAAAGAACACGAACCTCACGGCCAGCCTGGGGATGTCGTACACGTTCTAG